The region CCGGCCGGTGCCGCCGCGGGCGGCTCGCTGACCGACAGCGAGTTGGCGGAGAAGGTCGGCCACGGCCTGCACGTCGGCGCCGAGCGCGGCCGCGAACTGGCCCACCTCGCGCGCGAGCGCGGCGGTGAGTGGGCCGAGGTCGCCCGCGAACGCGGCGGCGAATGGGCCGAGGTCGCCCGCGAGCGCGGCGGTGAGTTGGCCGAGGTGGCGCGCGAACGCGGCGGCGAGCTCGCCGAACTCGCGCGAGACCGTGGCGGGGAGCTGGCGGTGACTGCGCGCCATCGCGGTTACGAACTGGCCGATCGGGCCCGCGACCGCGCCCCGGACCTGGCCGACGTCGCACGCGAGCGCGGCACCGAGTGGGCCGAGGTGGCCCGCGAGCGGGCCGAGCTGGCCCGCGACCGTGCCGCGGATCTGGCCGACACCGCCGGCACCGAGGTCAAGAAGCGCCGTCGCAAGCGCTGACGGTGGCGAACCGGTTCACGCCGGTTCAGAGCTCTTCCGCTGCACCGGACCGCTGGGTACGGTGGGCTCGCATCGCTGACCTCGCGACAGAGAGCGAACCCACATGACGAGCGACTACCCACCTCAGCCCGGCCAGTACGGAACTCCCGGCGGCTATCCCGCCCCCGGTCGGCGCGAGCCCGGCAGCCTCGGTCTGCGCTTCGCCGCGCGGATCATCGACGGTCTCATCGTCGGCATCGTGGGCGGCATCATCGTGTGGGCCATCGGTGCCGCGTCGAGCGTCTGGATCACCGGTCTGTTCACCGGCGCGCTGACGTTCCTCTACTTCCTCGCATTCGAGGTCACCCAGGGGTGGACGCCGGGCAAGAAGCTGCTCGGCCTGCGTGTGCTGGGCCCGGCCGGTGCGTCCAGGCCGTCGGTCGCGCAGTCGGCGATCCGCAACTCCTGGACACTGCTGCCGATCATCCCGTTCATCGGCGGCCTGCTCGGCGTCGTCGCGATCGTCGTGATCGCCGTGACGATCAACAGCAGTCCGACCAAGCAGGGCAAGCACGACGAACTGGCCGGCGGCACCCAGGTCGTCAAGGGCTGAGTGCCGCCGGGGTGCCTGGGATCAGACGAAGATCCCGAGCACCAGGACCAGCACCAGGCCGACTACCGAGAGCAGGGTCTCCATGAGAGACCACGACTTGATGGTCTGTCCTACGCTCATGCCGAAGAACTCCTTGACGAGCCAGAATCCGGCGTCGTTGACGTGGGAGAAGAACAGCGAGCCGGTGCCGACGGCGAGTACCACCAGCGACACCTGGCCCGTGCTCATGCCGTCGATGAGGCCGAGCATCAGCGACGACGCCGTGATGGTGGCGACGGTGGCCGACCCGGTCGCGAGACGGATCAACACCGCGAGCACCCACGCCAGCAGGATCACCGAGATGTGTGCGCCCCTGGCCCAGTCGGCGAGCAATGTGCCGATGCCGGTGTCGACCAGCAGCTGTTTGAATCCGCCGCCCGCGGCGACGATCAGGATGATGCCCGCGACCGGGGGCAGCGAGGTCTCCAGGCATCTGACGATCTGATCGCGGGTCATCGCGGCGCCGCGACCGAGAGTGAAGATGCCGACCACGACCGCGATCAGCAGCGCGGTCAGCGGGCGGCCGAGGATGTCGAAGGTCTGACGCACCAGGCTGTTCTCGTCGTCGATGAAGATGTCGGCGAGGGCCTTGCCCATCATCAGCGCGACAGGCAGCAACACGCTGAACAGCGTGATGCCGAAGCTCGGCCGGACGCTTCGGGCGACGGTCTGCGTGGTGAGCTTCGCACCCCCGGACCCGGGGACCTCGGGTGCGTCCGGCGCCGCTGCAGCGGAGACCCCGCCGTCACGGACGTCGGCGGCGAAGCGGTCCGGCACATCGATGACCACCCAACGTCCGGCCAGGCGACCGAACAATGGGCCCGCCACGATGATCGTGGGGATCGCGACGGCCACGCCCAGCGCCAGGGTGACGCCGAGGTCCGCCCCCAGCAGATTGATCGCGGTCAGCGGTCCTGGATGCGGCGGCACCAGGCCGTGCATGGCCGAAAGGCCCGCCAGGGCGGGGATTCCGATGGTGATCACCGACTGGCCCGACCGTTTGGCCACCAGGTAGATGACGGGCATCAGCAGCACCAGGCCGATCTCGAAGAACATCGGCAGGCCGATGATCGCGCCCACCGCGGCCATCGCCCATGGCAGCGCACGCGGGGACGACCGGCCCACGATGGTGTCGACGATCTCGTCGGCTCCGCCGGAGTCGGCGAGCAACTTGGCGAACATCGCGCCGAGTGCGATGAGGATCCCGACGCCCGCGGCCGTGCTGCCGAACCCGTCGGAGAACGAGTCGAGCACGTCACCGACGTTCATGCCGGAGACGATCCCGACGGTGGCTGCGCCGAAGATCAGCGAGAGGAAAGGGTGCAGTTTGGCGACGGTGATCAGCACGACGATCACCGCGATTCCAGCGAGCGCGGCGACAACGAGTTGCCATCCCGCCGCCACCGGTTCGGGCAGCTTGGTGTCAGCTGCCAGCAGTGTGATCATCGGTTCTCCTTTTCGGTTGCATCCGTTGACAATCGGGGGGCAGAGGCATCGATGATCGCGTCGATGCTCTGGTCGACGTCGACGGTGATGCCCCGCTCGTCGGCGTCGAGGGGCTCGAGGGTCTGGAACTGTGACACCAGAAGTGACGCGGGCATGAAGTGTCCCGGCCGGCTGGCCTGCCGCCTGCCGATGACCTCGGCGGTGCCGGCGAGATGGAGGAACTCGACGCCGGCGCAGTGCCGGCGCAGTTGGTCGCGGTATCGGCGTTTGAGCGCCGAGCAGCTCATGACACCGCCGGTGGCGCACCGGTCGGCGAGCCACTCACCGATCGCCTCCAGCCACGGATGCCGGTCCTCGTCGTCGAGGGGCTGACCGGAGGTCATCTTCGCGATGTTGGCGGGTGGATGGAAGTCGTCGGCGTCGGCGAACGGGACGCGCAGGCGCTGCGCCAGCGCCGCCCCGACCGTGGACTTCCCGGACCCCGACACCCCCATGACCACGATCGGCGATACCACCGGCCCTCCTACCTGTTGTGCTCGACGTCACACAGCGTGCCTCAAAAGGCATACTATTGCAAGTAGGTATCGATAAAAGCAGGTTGATAGTGATCCACAGTGCGGTATGACACGATGTTTCCGTGGATCCCGAACCGCAGGTGGGCGCAGTGCACAGCGGCCTGCTGACCGCGTTGGGCACCGCCATCGTGTCCGGTGCGTACCCCGCCGGCCGGGTGATCACGCTCGAGGGCATCAGCGCCGACCGGGGAGTGTCGCGCAGTGTCGCCCGCGAGGCGATCAGGGTGCTCGAATCGATGGGCATGGTC is a window of Mycolicibacterium chubuense NBB4 DNA encoding:
- a CDS encoding RDD family protein encodes the protein MTSDYPPQPGQYGTPGGYPAPGRREPGSLGLRFAARIIDGLIVGIVGGIIVWAIGAASSVWITGLFTGALTFLYFLAFEVTQGWTPGKKLLGLRVLGPAGASRPSVAQSAIRNSWTLLPIIPFIGGLLGVVAIVVIAVTINSSPTKQGKHDELAGGTQVVKG
- a CDS encoding GntP family permease, whose translation is MITLLAADTKLPEPVAAGWQLVVAALAGIAVIVVLITVAKLHPFLSLIFGAATVGIVSGMNVGDVLDSFSDGFGSTAAGVGILIALGAMFAKLLADSGGADEIVDTIVGRSSPRALPWAMAAVGAIIGLPMFFEIGLVLLMPVIYLVAKRSGQSVITIGIPALAGLSAMHGLVPPHPGPLTAINLLGADLGVTLALGVAVAIPTIIVAGPLFGRLAGRWVVIDVPDRFAADVRDGGVSAAAAPDAPEVPGSGGAKLTTQTVARSVRPSFGITLFSVLLPVALMMGKALADIFIDDENSLVRQTFDILGRPLTALLIAVVVGIFTLGRGAAMTRDQIVRCLETSLPPVAGIILIVAAGGGFKQLLVDTGIGTLLADWARGAHISVILLAWVLAVLIRLATGSATVATITASSLMLGLIDGMSTGQVSLVVLAVGTGSLFFSHVNDAGFWLVKEFFGMSVGQTIKSWSLMETLLSVVGLVLVLVLGIFV
- a CDS encoding gluconokinase — translated: MVSPIVVMGVSGSGKSTVGAALAQRLRVPFADADDFHPPANIAKMTSGQPLDDEDRHPWLEAIGEWLADRCATGGVMSCSALKRRYRDQLRRHCAGVEFLHLAGTAEVIGRRQASRPGHFMPASLLVSQFQTLEPLDADERGITVDVDQSIDAIIDASAPRLSTDATEKENR